The following are from one region of the Carassius gibelio isolate Cgi1373 ecotype wild population from Czech Republic chromosome A13, carGib1.2-hapl.c, whole genome shotgun sequence genome:
- the LOC128026351 gene encoding uncharacterized protein FAM241A, with the protein MSRTNRIVKDSEVGHRDVLCGARDQSGCPCQREAAVRHAHSEQNDFRGRERPHSHSVAEPQTAAEPAPEAALVDDCEKLGTLFGELNKCLRGIGFTQLYFGEKIVEPVVVLVFWMLLWFLGVQALGLVGTLCIVIIYIQK; encoded by the exons atgtCAAGAACTAATCGGATCGTAAAGGACTCGGAGGTTGGCCATCGTGATGTGTTGTGTGGTGCGCGAGATCAAAGCGGGTGTCCGTGCCAGCGTGAGGCTGCTGTCAGACACGCGCACAGCGAGCAG AATGATTTTAGGGGAAGAGAAAGACCACATAGTCATTCTGTAGCCGAGCCACAGACTGCAGCAGAACCGGCACCAGAGGCTGCTTTGGTGGACGACTGCGAGAAGCTGGGCACACTTTTCGGGGAGCTCAATAAGTGTTTGCGGGGCATTGGTTTCACCCAGCTCTACTTCGGAGAGAAGATCGTCGAGCCCGTAGTCGTGCTGGTGTTCTGGATGCTGCTCTGGTTCCTGGGTGTCCAAGCCCTCGGTCTCGTGGGAACTCTGTGCATTGTTATCATTTATATCCAGAAATAA
- the LOC128026350 gene encoding eukaryotic translation initiation factor 4E-1A isoform X1, whose translation MATAEPVPVQELNSVSCKSEEENSEETNREIVSPESYIKHPLQNRWSLWFFKNDKSKTWQANLRLISKFDTVEDFWALYNHIQLSSNLMSGCDYSLFKDGIEPMWEDERNKRGGRWLMTLNKQQRKYDLDRFWLETLLCLIGEAFDDYSDDVCGAVVNIRTKGDKISVWTTDYENREAITHIGRVYKERLGIPMNMTIGYQSHADTATKSGSTTKNKFVV comes from the exons ATGGCGACGGCGGAGCCG GTTCCTGTGCAGGAATTAAACTCAGTTTCTTGTAAGAGTGAAGAGGAGAACTCGGAAGAGACGAATCGGGAGATTGTCAGCCCTGAGAGCTACATCAAACACCCCTTACAGAACAG ATGGTCTTTATGGTTCTTCAAAAATGACAAGAGCAAAACATGGCAGGCTAATCTGAGACTGATCTCCAAATTCGACACAGTCGAGGATTTCTGGGC GCTTTATAACCACATTCAGCTCTCCAGTAACTTGATGTCAGGATGTGACTACTCACTTTTCAAG GATGGTATTGAGCCTATGTGGGAGGATGAGAGGAATAAGAGAGGAGGCCGCTGGCTCATGACTCTCAACAAGCAGCAGAGGAAGTATGACCTGGACCGCTTCTGGTTGGAAACT CTGCTGTGCCTCATCGGTGAGGCCTTTGACGACTACAGCGATGATGTGTGCGGGGCTGTTGTCAACATCCGAACTAAAGGAGACAAAATCTCCGTCTGGACAACTGACTACGAGAACAGAGAGGCTATAACGCACATAGG GAGGGTGTACAAGGAACGATTAGGCATCCCTATGAATATGACCATTGGCTACCAGTCTCATGCTGACACGGCCACTAAGAGTGGCTCCACCACTAAGAACAAGTTTGTGGTCTGA
- the LOC128026350 gene encoding eukaryotic translation initiation factor 4E-1A isoform X3, which translates to MATAEPSEEENSEETNREIVSPESYIKHPLQNRWSLWFFKNDKSKTWQANLRLISKFDTVEDFWALYNHIQLSSNLMSGCDYSLFKDGIEPMWEDERNKRGGRWLMTLNKQQRKYDLDRFWLETLLCLIGEAFDDYSDDVCGAVVNIRTKGDKISVWTTDYENREAITHIGRVYKERLGIPMNMTIGYQSHADTATKSGSTTKNKFVV; encoded by the exons ATGGCGACGGCGGAGCCG AGTGAAGAGGAGAACTCGGAAGAGACGAATCGGGAGATTGTCAGCCCTGAGAGCTACATCAAACACCCCTTACAGAACAG ATGGTCTTTATGGTTCTTCAAAAATGACAAGAGCAAAACATGGCAGGCTAATCTGAGACTGATCTCCAAATTCGACACAGTCGAGGATTTCTGGGC GCTTTATAACCACATTCAGCTCTCCAGTAACTTGATGTCAGGATGTGACTACTCACTTTTCAAG GATGGTATTGAGCCTATGTGGGAGGATGAGAGGAATAAGAGAGGAGGCCGCTGGCTCATGACTCTCAACAAGCAGCAGAGGAAGTATGACCTGGACCGCTTCTGGTTGGAAACT CTGCTGTGCCTCATCGGTGAGGCCTTTGACGACTACAGCGATGATGTGTGCGGGGCTGTTGTCAACATCCGAACTAAAGGAGACAAAATCTCCGTCTGGACAACTGACTACGAGAACAGAGAGGCTATAACGCACATAGG GAGGGTGTACAAGGAACGATTAGGCATCCCTATGAATATGACCATTGGCTACCAGTCTCATGCTGACACGGCCACTAAGAGTGGCTCCACCACTAAGAACAAGTTTGTGGTCTGA
- the LOC128026350 gene encoding eukaryotic translation initiation factor 4E-1A isoform X2, whose amino-acid sequence MATAEPELNSVSCKSEEENSEETNREIVSPESYIKHPLQNRWSLWFFKNDKSKTWQANLRLISKFDTVEDFWALYNHIQLSSNLMSGCDYSLFKDGIEPMWEDERNKRGGRWLMTLNKQQRKYDLDRFWLETLLCLIGEAFDDYSDDVCGAVVNIRTKGDKISVWTTDYENREAITHIGRVYKERLGIPMNMTIGYQSHADTATKSGSTTKNKFVV is encoded by the exons ATGGCGACGGCGGAGCCG GAATTAAACTCAGTTTCTTGTAAGAGTGAAGAGGAGAACTCGGAAGAGACGAATCGGGAGATTGTCAGCCCTGAGAGCTACATCAAACACCCCTTACAGAACAG ATGGTCTTTATGGTTCTTCAAAAATGACAAGAGCAAAACATGGCAGGCTAATCTGAGACTGATCTCCAAATTCGACACAGTCGAGGATTTCTGGGC GCTTTATAACCACATTCAGCTCTCCAGTAACTTGATGTCAGGATGTGACTACTCACTTTTCAAG GATGGTATTGAGCCTATGTGGGAGGATGAGAGGAATAAGAGAGGAGGCCGCTGGCTCATGACTCTCAACAAGCAGCAGAGGAAGTATGACCTGGACCGCTTCTGGTTGGAAACT CTGCTGTGCCTCATCGGTGAGGCCTTTGACGACTACAGCGATGATGTGTGCGGGGCTGTTGTCAACATCCGAACTAAAGGAGACAAAATCTCCGTCTGGACAACTGACTACGAGAACAGAGAGGCTATAACGCACATAGG GAGGGTGTACAAGGAACGATTAGGCATCCCTATGAATATGACCATTGGCTACCAGTCTCATGCTGACACGGCCACTAAGAGTGGCTCCACCACTAAGAACAAGTTTGTGGTCTGA
- the LOC128026635 gene encoding leucine-rich repeat and immunoglobulin-like domain-containing nogo receptor-interacting protein 2, whose protein sequence is MLFSAFSCALGLSLLPLLLFQCPAHACPARCECSVPTRSVSCHRRRLAQVPEGIPIETRALDLSKNRLRIVTPQNFSSLLLLEELDLSNNLLSSVEPGSFRAQPRLRSLRLRSNQLTLLPRGALAGLSELTLLDVSQNRLVILLDYGFEEQRRLRVLELSDNELVFIAPRAFSGLASLRSLTLQRCNLSTVPTHALAHLHGLTSLRMRDLGIEELQAHAFKGLPRLKHLEVDRWPLLEGFPTSALQGLNLSTLSITHTNLTSVPVVTQLPYLTHLNLSYSRIRVLPAGWLRGMERLEVVRVRQSNLLSVEPQALQGATSLRLLDLCYNRLSTLERSVFPASEALQTLLIGQNPLVCDCRLRWILERTPPLLYGDVQPECSAPAPLAGKPLGYLVESQISRYVICTKPRVVSMATYPAQVEEGQRAWLYCSAEGAPPPSVSWLTPHRRHITTKSTGRMVVHTNGSLEFRMAESQDSGMYVCVASNPAGNATLSVTLAIKSLGIRDRALYTNRSFLFDSDYNSSLINGTEEYTIRVVLDFTTILVSTAMGCLSFLGVVLFCFLLLFAWSRGKGKHRGGVDIQYVPRKRKGANSELTETSGPRRVNMKMI, encoded by the coding sequence ATGCTGTTCTCTGCGTTCTCTTGTGCtctggggctctcccttctgccACTCCTCCTGTTTCAGTGCCCCGCCCACGCCTGCCCTGCCCGCTGTGAGTGCTCTGTGCCCACGCGTTCTGTGTCATGCCATCGCAGGCGGTTAGCACAGGTGCCTGAAGGCATCCCTATAGAGACAAGGGCATTGGACCTCAGTAAAAACCGGCTGCGCATTGTGACGCCACAGAACTTCTCCTCACTGCTGTTGCTGGAGGAGCTGGACCTCAGCAACAACTTGTTGTCATCTGTTGAACCTGGCAGCTTCCGCGCTCAGCCGCGGCTACGCTCGCTCCGACTGCGCAGCAACCAACTGACTCTGCTGCCGCGCGGAGCGCTGGCTGGCCTCAGCGAGCTTACCCTGCTGGATGTCAGTCAAAACCGTCTTGTTATTCTGCTGGACTATGGTTTTGAGGAGCAGCGGAGGCTGAGGGTACTAGAGTTGAGTGATAATGAGCTAGTGTTCATCGCCCCACGGGCCTTCAGTGGCCTGGCATCCCTGCGCTCTCTGACGCTGCAACGATGCAACTTGAGCACAGTGCCCACACATGCTCTTGCGCATCTCCATGGTCTAACCAGCCTGCGGATGAGGGACTTAGGCATAGAAGAGCTTCAGGCACATGCCTTCAAGGGTCTACCACGCCTGAAACATCTGGAAGTGGACCGTTGGCCATTGTTAGAAGGGTTTCCGACCTCTGCTTTGCAGGGGCTGAACCTCAGCACACTGTCCATTACCCACACCAACTTGACGTCCGTACCAGTGGTGACACAGCTGCCGTATCTAACTCATCTCAACCTGTCTTACAGCCGTATACGTGTCCTGCCAGCAGGGTGGTTGCGAGGAATGGAGCGGCTGGAGGTTGTACGTGTGCGACAGTCTAACCTGCTCAGTGTGGAACCTCAAGCCTTGCAAGGAGCCACCTCGCTCCGCCTTCTTGACCTTTGCTACAACCGTCTCTCCACGCTGGAGAGAAGTGTTTTTCCTGCTTCTGAGGCCCTGCAGACTCTTCTAATTGGCCAGAACCCATTAGTGTGCGACTGTCGTCTACGCTGGATCCTGGAGAGGACTCCACCTTTGCTGTACGGCGATGTTCAACCTGAATGTAGTGCTCCTGCACCCTTGGCTGGGAAGCCTCTTGGCTACCTGGTGGAATCTCAAATCTCTCGTTACGTTATCTGCACCAAACCCAGGgttgtctccatggcaacttacCCGGCACAGGTGGAAGAGGGACAGAGAGCTTGGCTATATTGTAGTGCAGAGGGGGCTCCACCTCCCTCTGTGTCATGGCTTACACCGCATAGGCGACACATTACCACAAAGAGTACAGGACGAATGGTGGTCCACACCAATGGGTCACTAGAGTTCCGCATGGCAGAGTCTCAGGATAGCGGCATGTACGTGTGTGTGGCATCAAACCCAGCAGGCAATGCCACTCTCTCTGTCACGCTTGCTATTAAAAGCTTGGGAATCAGGGACAGAGCCCTTTACACCAACCGCAGCTTTCTTTTTGACTCTGACTACAACAGTTCCCTAATTAATGGCACAGAGGAGTACACCATCAGGGTGGTTCTGGACTTCACCACCATCCTGGTCTCCACAGCAATGGGCTGCCTCAGCTTCCTGGGTGTCGTCTTGTTctgtttcttgttgttgtttgcaTGGAGCCGTGGCAAAGGAAAGCACAGAGGTGGCGTGGACATCCAATATGTCCCACGAAAGCGGAAAGGTGCAAACTCAGAACTTACAGAAACAAGTGGGCCCAGAAGAGTCAACATGAAGATGATCTAA
- the LOC128026352 gene encoding guanine nucleotide exchange factor C9orf72-like: MSAAGPPQSPSVDKTEVLVEDWCPVLAATFAYWDNILGPRVQHIWAPKGQGLSLLSDGEVTFLANHTLNGEILRSAESGAVDVKFFVLAEKGVIIVSLIFDGELKGDKNTCALSIILPQSELSFYLPLHSVCVERLKHIIRKGRICMQKGYNIISVLSSEIVPIMELLTSMKKHSVPEEVDLKDTVLNDDDIGDSCHEDFLHKAISSHLQTCGCSMVVGSNPDKVNKIVLTLCLFLTPAERKCSRLCHPEGSFKYDTGLFVQGLLKDSTGSFVLPYRQVLYSPYPTTHIDVDINTVKQMPPCHEHTYHQRRYMRAELSALWKAASEDDISSDNLLNAQDSYTPDLNIFQDVMHKDTLVKSFIDEVFLLKPGLSLRSVYLSHFLLLLHRKSLTLLRYIEDETQKGKKPFRSLRNLKTDLDLMMEGDLNIIMAMAEKLRAGLHSFVFGKSFLTSVQERDLLINF; this comes from the exons ATGTCTGCAGCCGGTCCGCCGCAGTCTCCTAGTGTGGATAAGACTGAAGTGCTGGTCGAGGACTGGTGTCCCGTGCTGGCTGCAACCTTCGCTTACTGGGACAACATCCTGGGACCTCGTGTACAGCACATCTGGGCCCCCAAAGGTCAAGGGTTGTCGCTGCTGAGTGATGGCGAGGTCACGTTTCTGGCCAATCACACGCTGAACGGCGAGATCTTGCGAAGTGCTGAGAGTGGCGCAGTGGACGTGAAGTTCTTCGTCCTGGCGGAAAAGGGAGTCATCATAGTCTCGCTGATTTTCGACGGAGAACTCAAGGGTGATAAGAACACCTGCGCGCTGTCAATCATCCTGCCGCAGTCAGAGCTAAGCTTTTACCTGCCACTGCACAGCGTGTGTGTGGAGAGACTCAAGCACATCATCCGCAAGGGACGCATCTGCATGCAGAAG GGTTACAACATAATCTCAGTGTTATCATCTGAGATTGTTCCCATAATGGAGCTCCTTACCTCCATGAAGAAACACAGTGTACCTGAGGAAGTGGAT TTAAAGGACACTGTGCTCAATGATGATGATATCGGAGACAGCTGTCACGAAGACTTTTTACACAA GGCTATCAGCTCTCATCTTCAGACGTGCGGCTGCTCCATGGTGGTTGGCAGCAATCCTGACAAAGTCAATAAG ATCGTGCTCACGCTATGCCTCTTCCTCACTCCAGCGGAGAGAAAGTGCTCTCGACTGTGTCACCCCGAAGGCTCGTTTAAATATGACACTGGCCTCTTTGTTCAAGGCCTCCTTAAG GACTCCACAGGCAGCTTTGTGTTGCCCTACCGGCAGGTGCTTTACTCCCCATACCCCACCACCCACATCGATGTGGACATTAACACGGTCAAGCAGATGCCACCCTGCCACGAGCACACGTACCATCAGCGGCGCTACATGCGAGCTGAGCTCAGTGCCCTCTGGAAGGCCGCCAGCGAGGATGACATCAGTTCTGACAACCTCCTCAATGCCCAGGACTCCTACACACCAGACTT GAATATATTTCAGGACGTCATGCACAAAGACACACTTGTGAAGTCTTTCATTGATGAG gtgtttctgttgaaaccaGGTTTGTCTCTGCGGAGTGTGTATTTGTCCCACTTCCTTCTCCTGCTGCACAGGAAGTCCCTGACACTGCTCAGATATATTGAGGATGAGAC GCAGAAGGGCAAAAAACCTTTCAGATCTCTACGCAACCTGAAAACGGATTTGGACTTAATGATGGAGGGTGACTTGAATATCATCATGGCGATGGCGGAGAAGCTGCGGGCAGGCCTTCACTCCTTTGTTTTTGGAAAGTCTTTCCTTACCAGTGTGCAGGAGCGTGACCTCCTCATTAACTTCTGA